A single Phycisphaerae bacterium DNA region contains:
- a CDS encoding prepilin-type N-terminal cleavage/methylation domain-containing protein, with the protein MNHKRCRLLNQQSFTLIELLVVVAIIAVLVAILLPALSAAREQARRAQCQANLQQLGVLWALYWNDHHDYIPTMAIWWNWGGAEGPAGQFWPLEGVLPLRQRAMYYINDGEHQWATRKEQFICPADNKDGIAWSLSTPTWWHLGTSYANNPWLCRTAGTPEPKIPMTVSAIAEPSRLLFLGDTTIFTTMHYPDWHPFATWHDATGSYGNNILFFDGHVAYVAVLGYGLQQSEMFWY; encoded by the coding sequence ATGAATCACAAACGTTGCCGTTTGCTCAATCAGCAATCGTTTACGTTGATTGAGCTGCTGGTGGTGGTGGCGATCATCGCGGTGCTGGTGGCGATTTTGCTGCCGGCGCTTTCGGCGGCGCGGGAGCAGGCGCGGCGGGCGCAGTGTCAGGCGAACTTGCAGCAGCTTGGGGTGTTGTGGGCGCTGTACTGGAACGACCATCACGACTACATACCGACGATGGCCATCTGGTGGAACTGGGGCGGAGCGGAGGGTCCGGCCGGGCAGTTCTGGCCGTTGGAGGGCGTGTTGCCGTTGCGGCAGCGGGCGATGTACTACATCAACGACGGCGAGCATCAGTGGGCGACGCGGAAGGAGCAGTTCATCTGCCCGGCGGACAACAAGGACGGGATTGCGTGGAGTCTTTCGACTCCGACCTGGTGGCACCTGGGCACCAGCTACGCGAACAACCCGTGGCTGTGCAGAACCGCGGGGACTCCCGAGCCGAAGATTCCGATGACGGTGTCGGCGATCGCGGAGCCGAGCCGGCTGTTGTTTCTGGGCGATACGACGATTTTCACGACGATGCACTACCCGGACTGGCACCCGTTTGCGACGTGGCACGATGCGACGGGTTCGTACGGGAACAACATTCTGTTTTTCGACGGCCACGTGGCGTACGTGGCGGTGCTGGGATACGGGCTGCAGCAAAGTGAGATGTTCTGGTATTGA
- a CDS encoding DUF1559 domain-containing protein, whose translation MTQERLASRQAHHKSYIRNQICFTLIELLVVVAIIAVLVAMLLPALSAAREQARTVACQSNLRQVGLGFGGYAQDHNDVLPAPAIHEGWPSMLSWDRATQEDLGCAIGAVPQPGDPVDLTADVFGCPSDSIGRPYGRRRSYSMLFFEYAPPYGSGRYDHTHGVPLGKFGSPSADFIVAEWHAAWNIRLINGPGCVIYWGYYLFGDFALPDVAPMDAGYHGSGNSFLFVDGHAEIVGPERALVGEPWAQYWNWNNLD comes from the coding sequence ATGACGCAGGAACGTTTGGCAAGCCGGCAGGCACATCACAAATCATACATCAGAAATCAAATATGTTTTACGTTGATTGAGCTTCTGGTGGTGGTGGCGATCATCGCGGTGTTGGTGGCGATGTTGCTGCCGGCGCTCTCGGCGGCGCGGGAGCAGGCGCGGACGGTGGCTTGCCAGTCAAATCTCCGGCAGGTTGGTTTGGGCTTTGGCGGGTATGCGCAGGATCACAATGACGTGTTGCCCGCGCCGGCGATTCACGAGGGTTGGCCGTCGATGTTGAGTTGGGATCGGGCGACGCAGGAGGATCTGGGCTGTGCGATCGGCGCGGTGCCGCAGCCGGGGGATCCGGTGGATTTGACGGCGGACGTGTTCGGCTGTCCGTCGGATTCGATCGGTCGGCCGTATGGCCGGCGTCGCAGCTACAGCATGTTGTTTTTCGAGTACGCTCCGCCGTACGGCAGCGGGCGGTACGATCACACGCACGGCGTGCCGTTGGGCAAGTTCGGGAGCCCTTCGGCGGATTTCATCGTGGCGGAGTGGCATGCCGCGTGGAACATTCGGCTGATCAACGGCCCCGGCTGCGTGATCTACTGGGGGTATTACCTGTTCGGCGATTTCGCGCTGCCCGACGTGGCGCCGATGGACGCTGGGTATCACGGGAGCGGCAACAGTTTTCTGTTCGTCGACGGCCACGCCGAGATCGTGGGCCCGGAGCGGGCGCTGGTCGGCGAGCCGTGGGCGCAGTACTGGAACTGGAACAATCTCGATTGA